In Glycine soja cultivar W05 chromosome 10, ASM419377v2, whole genome shotgun sequence, the genomic stretch atgatttagTCACATGTGACATTTCAACCAATTGATAAGAACATCCATATCGGTGGCCTGGGAAGCAATTATGCTTCGGAAGCAAagttgctttttattttatttatcagcaCACCAGTTGCTTCTTGAAGCACCGATGCTTTAGCATTTTTAATGATGTAAGTTTTTTGGTGGAATCATTGTAGAGATTAAGTGCTTAGAGTTATTTGTACTGAGAAAAAAACGTAGAAGGGTGATGTGTAAATGTAGGACTCATTGGAATCACAAAAAATGAGTTGTTCCATTGGATGTTCTAACTTCTAAGATACTTCTTTCTCATCAAATTGATAAGACACATCTTATTCTACTTCATTTGCTTCTAAGTGATCCATTGATTTCGTGGCGCATCAACCTTGTCCTTTGTGTTTTGTTATCTATGAATCTTGGGTGATTTTGATTGTGTGggagaaaaaagaatgaaaaataataataaattaaagttgagagaaagagatctcaaatgtacattattttttgaaaatctaCTCATGAATAGTAATTTCTTCCCCCACAACCAAACAAGCACTTAATACTATTACAATTAACtccaaaatgaaattaatatcttgtttaaatatttattaagtcctaatttttatttgaatattaaaattagttcaatgttttatttatttaaaatttggcaTTCTAttcattaaatgttttatttaaatttaagacttGGGGTCATttgatttgttaaaatataagtGACACCACAACTATAGAAAACTTATGCATGAAATAAGGCATATTCCACTATAATGATGGTAAAAGGTGACAACCACAACgatagtaacttttaaaatGCTGGTACTTAACAAATTGGTAATCATACaattattgttataaatattttaagaatttagtttaaatactaataatgtaaaatttaatcatAGATATACAGATTTTTATACTAACTATTTTAAAGTTGTATTTAAGATGATTTTGGATTAATTAActgtataaatttttatattaacagTGCATAAAAgtcaaacttttattttaatataaaaataaggtCTTTAATCTATGtatttatcaaattataaaagatGATCGATTTTTATAGTCACATATATTCAAATGCTTTCATggttattcaccaaaaaaataaaatgctgTCATGGTTCAAACTAGGGTGATTTATCTCAGTTTGCTTTCACGTACATCCTTTCCAGATGGACGTCAAAGTGAAGCAACTAAGGAATGGCTTCAACGTGTTTTATATACTTTGACATGATATTCTCTCATAATGCACGTATTGTATGCATTCAACGTTGTTTGAAATAGACACTTAGTGTATGgtaaaacacacaaaaatgacCTAATGTAAAGAGGTAATTTTAAACAGTTAACTGaagttttcatatttattattcgGTCTCTTTCagttagagttttcattttgatattattgttcGGTAAGACATTTTGAACTGGTCTTATCCATTCCCCTAGAACCTCTCAAGATATTTGAAGTCATACTATAGTTATATGCCTAGCTAGAGGGTAAGACACAAgttcaatataatatataaccCTACTGGGAATTCATGTGACTTAGGTGATGATATTGATGATTCCTTAGCTGCTATATTATTAGAAGCCTTATTTTATCCACAGAATCTGGTAAGTTAGGCAACACCATCTGTGACTCAGCTACTCAACAATACACCaccaaatatgttctatttcgCTAGCAAAGTAAGGCCAATACTCTTTCTCCTACACTCCTAGTTATCAAGAACTGGTAAAGTTTGGCACAAAATGCCAGCCGCTTGCTCTAGCTCCTTCTCTGTTATGATCAATGGCGGGACTAGCCTGACAACATTTCCTTTTCCAGCAGTTAACACTAGGAGGCCAGAACTCCGGCATGCATCTACGAGGGGTGATGCAGGTACATCTAAATCTATTCCTATGATTAGCCCAACACCACGAATTTCTTTCACATGCCGGTTTTCTCCTAACTTTTCCCTAAGTAGTTCTTTGAAGTAGAGGCCTTTCTTAGATACAGATGACAGGAAATCAGGTTTTGATATTTTATCCAAAACAGCAAGAGCAGCACTACAAACTAGAGGGCTTCCAGCAAAAGTGCTTCCATGATCACCATAATTTATAGCAGAAGCAACTCTCTCAGTCACTAAGAGTGCTCCAATAGGTAGGCCTCCAGCAAGAGGCTTCGCAAGGGTCATCATATCCGGGAAGACACCATATGCCTCATGGGCCCAGAGAAACCCTGATCTACCTAAACCACATTGAACCTACAAAATCACAGAAAGCATATCATGgttaaatagaataaaattaacaaccaaatagaataattaaatatatgttataAATATACTTCAAAATATGACAGCCATACTTTGTCACTCTGAATTAAGAAATTTTTGTGGATTTACTAGAAGGTCATGGTACTAGGCAATCTCATTCTTCTCACTATCAATTATTAAAAGGGCATAGATAAAATAAACCAACCAACCATTTCAAGTGACAATGCCATCAAGAGTAATATATCAGACAATCTTTTTGGAAGCATCTTAAAGCAACtaaaaggaatatatatatatatatatatatatatatatatatatataaccaattTTGTGTCTTTGACTGTTACATATCAATATTAGATATTTGATACCTCATCAAACACAAGAAGTGCCCCAGTTTCATCACAAGCATTACGTAGAGACTGTAGAAATTCTTTTGTAGCACTGTAAATTCCACCTTCTCCTTGGATGGGCTCAACAAAAACTGCAGCAATCTTGCCCTGCTTAATTAATTCAACTGCAGCCTGAGCATTTCCATACTCTAAAAAGGTCACTCCAGGCATAACAGGTTCAAAAGGCATTCTGTATTGCACTTTACTAGTCAAAGCAAGTGCACCCAGGGTTCTTCCATGGAAGCAGTTACTAAAAGCTATGAACTCTGTTGCTGGAACTTTCCCGTTAGAAGTTGTGTGCCTCTGATACTTTCTTGCAAATTTGATAGCTGCTTCATTTGCCTCAGTTCCAGAATTTGCAAAGAATACACGATCAGCAAAAGAAGAAGCCACAAGACGCTTTGCAAGTTCTACCTGCATCAATGCCAAAATAATTATAGAAACAGATAAAGGTAGAATGCAACACTGTGCAGACACCTTACATGCTTTTACAAGAAATAAACCAAAGTAAAGCATAATGGAGCAACTATAAACAATTacaaagaaatagataaaaaaaaaaatatataaagctaTGATATAGACATGCACAATAACATTA encodes the following:
- the LOC114372107 gene encoding acetylornithine aminotransferase, mitochondrial-like, which produces MGAVYFSQSCYKPRQIFNLERESTLVGRCPVVQIRCRRVVSACLNVDVDAPNTGNTTSEKKKTKDVIEMEGMYLVGTYARTPVVLERGEGCKLYDVEGNEYLDLSAGIAVNALGHGDADWLKAVVEQAGTLTHTSNIFHTIPQVELAKRLVASSFADRVFFANSGTEANEAAIKFARKYQRHTTSNGKVPATEFIAFSNCFHGRTLGALALTSKVQYRMPFEPVMPGVTFLEYGNAQAAVELIKQGKIAAVFVEPIQGEGGIYSATKEFLQSLRNACDETGALLVFDEVQCGLGRSGFLWAHEAYGVFPDMMTLAKPLAGGLPIGALLVTERVASAINYGDHGSTFAGSPLVCSAALAVLDKISKPDFLSSVSKKGLYFKELLREKLGENRHVKEIRGVGLIIGIDLDVPASPLVDACRSSGLLVLTAGKGNVVRLVPPLIITEKELEQAAGILCQTLPVLDN